The DNA region ACTTCCGGAAGATTGCTGTCCGTTTTGCTGAGTTCATCTGAAATCTGCCGCACCTTCGCAATGTCGTGTTTCGCCAGCAAAATTTGTGCATAGGCGAGCTTCAGGGGAGCACTCTTCGGATGCTTCGAAACCAGATCGGCATAGGCTGCGGCGCCCTTGTCGTACTGGTTGGTGCGTATATAGTACGAAGCCAGCAGATCGGCGCCGGTACTGTTGTCGTTGAGCTCGTCGGTCGCCTGGTGAAGGGTATCTTCTACCTTCGCGGTATCGTTGCGGCGGATATAGAAGTTGGCCAGACTGGCGCGCGCGATGATGTTCTTTGGATCGGCGGTGATGGCATTCTTCAGCTGATCCTCCGCTCCCTGCAGGTCATTCTTCTTTTCGAGTAACGCTGCCAGCACGAGATGTGCATTTACGTTCTTGCCGTCAAGCGATACGGCCTTGCGAAGTTGCTCTTCGGCGGAGCTACCGGTTGCCGGATCGGAGGCTTCCAGCAATCCAAGCGAGGCGTGGAAGGCCGCGCGGTTCGGGTCGATGGCCAGGGCTTGATTGATTTGCTTAAGCGCCTCGGCGCGGTCTCCCTTCGTCGCCGCCACGGCGGAGAGTAAAGCGTATGCATCGGCATTATTGTTTTGTATTGCGAGGACAGCGTTTGCCTGGTCGACGGCCTTGTCCATCTGATGGCCCGCCAGCAGCAGGTTGCCCAAGTCGATGCGCGCCTGTAGATTGTTGGGCTGCAGATCCACCGTTCGCAGCAGTTCCGTGTATCCCTGCATCATGGCGCCTTGCTTCAGGTAGACCTTGGATAGTTCGTAGTGCGCCTCCCCAAAGTTGTGGTCCACCTTTAGCGCGTTCGAGAATTGGATCGAAGCTTCCTTCAGTTTTCCCTGGTCTTCATAGCGCTTTCCACTATCCAGATAGCGGTGTTTCAACTTGTTGGGATCGCGTTTGCAGCCCATATTGAGACCTAATGTGAGAGCCAGACCCAGAACTACCAAAACCCGATATGCCGCCGGAGTGAGTGATGTCTTCATTACGCTTCCTCGATCCTTCTTCAAAACAAACTTTTGACTCGTAGTGTGTTATCTATGCCATTGGTGGCATGAAACACACATCCTGTATCAAGCAATCTTTGTTCCACTGCCTCTAGTTCGGTATAAACCGGGGCAGCATGGGCGCCAGCAGGCCGGTAAAGCGAACGGCGCGCCCGCGTGCATCCGCTACGGTCTCTGTTGGTGAAATCTGGGTGATGACGCGTACCAGGGCGCCATCGGTACGATCCATGCGGATAGCGTCGGCGACCATATAAGCCCTCGCTACATATTCATTTGGGATGCTTCGCCCATGTGCCTGGTACCAGTAGATAACGAACTGTCTCGTCTCTCCATTGCTTATCTGGTATTCCCCCACCCTGAAGCTCTTGCCAGTAGCGTCCGTGATCGTGGTGTAGCGATGGGAATCAAATGTCCAACCCGCTCCCGGCAGGCAATTCTGCGGCGAGTGAATGGACTGGCCGGTGCGTTGTGTCGGGAAGTAGCCGATAAAGAGTCCGATCGGCAGGTTGGCGTCCACCGGATCCGATGTCTGGCTTACGTTCATGGGTTGCGAACTGGTATAAACCCGATTGAGAAAGTCCCCCTTGCCCAGCACCGCGAGCACGTCGTCACCAATGGGCAGATCTTGCCCGGTCCACTGGCCGATCGTCTCCGGCATTCGGCTCAACGGTTCGCTGGCGGGGACGCGATCGGTATCGCCGCGGCTATGCAGGATCAATGCGGTTACGACAAGCAGAAGAACAACTGTCCAAAATCGGGGAGATTTCATGCTTTTTTTCCAGTCGCCGGCAAAATAAGCTCCATCACCCGATGAACGAGGTAAAGGCAGCAGAGAGAGATGACAAACATCACCCAGCCGGAAAACTCGTGAAAGAACCCAAGTGCCTTGTCCGGGTCCCAATATTGCACACACAGGCCAGTGCCGACGATGCGGACAACATTGGCTGCGACCGCGATGGGGATACTGGCAAGAGCCAGAATGGTCCGGCGCGATGTAGTGCGTTCAAGGAAATATCCATAGAAAATTGCCAGTGCAAACAGGCTCATCAACGAGCGGATACCGCTGCAGGCCTCAGCGACCTCTAGCTTCATCACCGGTAGTTGGATGACATTGCCTTCCTGGAGCACCGGAACGCCGAGCATTGGCAGAATGTCGCTGGCGATCCGCGACGCCAGGAGCTGCAGGGGAAACGTTATGTGGTTGAAGATGATGGCGGGAATAGGAATGGCAAGGATCAGGACGAGCAGGGGAAACCGCAGTTCGCGCAGCATCTTCCCACCAAAGAACGTCCATATCAAGCCCCCCATCAGAAAGATGAAGGACATACGGGTGGTAAAGAGCTCAACCCCGTAGACTCCGAGGATCAGGAGAATGATTGCAAAGACGATGAGGGATACTCCACTCCACGTCGGCCGAACAGGAGTGGCACTGAGGCTCTCTCTCTTGTCCCATATAAGGTATCCGGCAAAAAGCGGCACCAGGAACCCATGAGAATAGTCCGGGATCGTATACCAGTCGTAGATCAGTTTGCCTGCAATGCGGTAATAGATCACAACCAGCAGGGCAGAGATGATCGCGTACGGCAGCCAACCGTATCTGCGGGGTTCGCCAGCGCTCTCTAAGCGGACAGACCCACTGTCCTGCCGGTTTGCAAGCAGCTCAGGGGAGTGAGATTCGGCTTGGGCGCTGCCTGTCATTCGTAGGACGTTATACTTCACAGATCTCCTGTATGCAATTTACATGCCGTTGCGATGCGGTCCTATCTTTTCTGAAATGGACGTCTATCGTCTCCAAAGTGGAAGGTAACCGGTCACGTTATGGAAAAAAAGTTCCTATAGCTGTCGCTGATTTGCATGCACGTATGATGGATGTATCTTGTGATTCTCCTCCTTTTTGGATTATCGACCATAAATAAATTGAGCGATATGCCGCCTATCGACGGAACAAGCAAAATATTGCAGCTTTTTGGCCGAACTTGCTCCAATCCTCCTGTTTGGCATCCTTCGTGCATCTGAACAAGGGTACTTACCAAAGGATTCCCATGATTGTAGGCTTCACGAAAAAAAGCAGACAGTTCGCATGCCGGGCGGCTAGCAACAACAGCCATTCTCGCACCACGGTTCATTGCTGGGCCGGGTCAACTTCTGGAAAAGCCATCGATTCTACGCCGCTTGCACGGTATCCCTTATCGGGCCGCTACCGGATAATCGAGACAAAAACGCTGAAAAAGGAAGCAGATGAGGCAGAATGGAATAAGCCCGTTTCCGGCCTGAAGAGGGGAAGTTATCCAATGAAGTGGTCTCTAGTCATGTTCATCGCGATGTTGTTTGCGGTTCCCACTGCCGGAGTTGCACAGCAGGCGGAAGCCTCTGGGCCTGCAGCCGCTCAGAGCTCCGCACCATCTGTTGCTGACGCATCGCAGGCAATCGCTAAAGCGGACAAGTCGGATACAGCGCATTATGTGATCGGCGCTGAGGACACGCTCCAGATCACCGTCTGGAAGGAACCCACCCTTTCGGGTACGGTTCCGGTCCGGCCCGACGGCAGAATCTCGCTCGTTTTGCTGGGCGACCTCCCTGCTGCGGGAATGACACCCATGCAACTTGCCGCCGACATCGCACAGCGACTCAAGAAGTACATCCAGGATCCCAGCGTTTCGGTTGTTGTGCTTGCGGTCAACAGCCAGCGTATCTTCATCATCGGAGAAGTGGGACATGTTGGCGCAGTCTCCATGACGGCAGGAATGACTCCTTTGCAGGCAATTGCCGCTGCAGGTGGTTTAAGTCCCTTTGCGCACGCCAAAAGTATCTACATTCTGCGCGGCACAGGAGCTGCCCAGAAGAAAATTCCATTCAACTATAAAAAGGCGCTGAAAGGCGACGATAAACAGGACGTTTCTCTCGAACCTGGCGACACGATTGTGGTCCCATGAGCAACGAACCCATGAGAAGTTTACCCATAGCCCGATCTATGAAGATTTGTCTTGCCGTCCTGGCCTTCGCCGCGGTCACTGCCACAGCGGCCTCCGCTCAGGCCGCGCCTGCCGGTTCCATGTCGCCCACCGTCGGCCCAGGTCTTCCAGCGATCGACGGGCTCTTCCATTACGCCTTAAGCGGCGCGGAGCAAGTGGAGACCGGATATAGCGGCTCGGGTACCGGGTACTCGACTAGTCTCTCCGGCGATGCTTCTTACAGTTCCAAAAGTGAAGCTCGGCCATTCAGCATGGTCTATGCCGGTGGTGTTCTTTTAGGAAACCAGTATGGACGCAGTGCGACGACTTTTCAGAACTTCGCCGTCTCTCAAGGCCTGGTGACGGGGAATTGGCTCTTCGATGTCTCCGATTCGGTCAGCTATCTGCCTGAATCGCCGACCACCGGGCTCTCCGGTATTCCCGGTTTAGGCGATCTCGGCTCGCAACCCCTCCAGGGACCATCGACCGGCCCTGCTGGCGGCATTCTGACAAATAATTCCACCAGTATCAGCAACGGGCTCACCGGCAGCGTCGAACGTCGACTCACCAGCCTGACCTCGATCAGCGGCAATGGGTCGTGGACGATTCTTCGCTTCCCTGACCAGGGCGGCCTGGATAACACGCAATACTTGGGAGAGGTTGGTCTTAACCACCGGATTGACGCACGGGATACGGTCAGCGGTAATGTGAGTTATTCCACGTTCAGCTACGGATCAGGCATCAATCTCACAGTCCAAACGCGCGGTATCAACGGGGTATTCCAACGCGTATTAAGCCGGACGCTCAATGTGACCGTCTCCGCTGGTCCCCAGTGGATATCCAGCTCGAATAGCGCTTTGATCCCTTCCCGGGTAACTGTGGCGACCGACGCCAGCCTCGTCTACAGTAAACAATTTACAAATGCAGGCTTCAGTTATGTACGAGGAGTCAACGGAGGCTCCGGCGTCCAGCCAGGCGCATTGTCCGACACCTTCACTGGATCGGTGGCCAGATCATATGGCCGCGACTGGATGGCCTCTCTCACCGCAGACTACACTCGCACTTCGGG from Edaphobacter paludis includes:
- a CDS encoding exosortase C-terminal domain/associated protein EpsI; translated protein: MKSPRFWTVVLLLVVTALILHSRGDTDRVPASEPLSRMPETIGQWTGQDLPIGDDVLAVLGKGDFLNRVYTSSQPMNVSQTSDPVDANLPIGLFIGYFPTQRTGQSIHSPQNCLPGAGWTFDSHRYTTITDATGKSFRVGEYQISNGETRQFVIYWYQAHGRSIPNEYVARAYMVADAIRMDRTDGALVRVITQISPTETVADARGRAVRFTGLLAPMLPRFIPN
- a CDS encoding exosortase/archaeosortase family protein, which codes for MKYNVLRMTGSAQAESHSPELLANRQDSGSVRLESAGEPRRYGWLPYAIISALLVVIYYRIAGKLIYDWYTIPDYSHGFLVPLFAGYLIWDKRESLSATPVRPTWSGVSLIVFAIILLILGVYGVELFTTRMSFIFLMGGLIWTFFGGKMLRELRFPLLVLILAIPIPAIIFNHITFPLQLLASRIASDILPMLGVPVLQEGNVIQLPVMKLEVAEACSGIRSLMSLFALAIFYGYFLERTTSRRTILALASIPIAVAANVVRIVGTGLCVQYWDPDKALGFFHEFSGWVMFVISLCCLYLVHRVMELILPATGKKA
- a CDS encoding polysaccharide biosynthesis/export family protein; its protein translation is MIVGFTKKSRQFACRAASNNSHSRTTVHCWAGSTSGKAIDSTPLARYPLSGRYRIIETKTLKKEADEAEWNKPVSGLKRGSYPMKWSLVMFIAMLFAVPTAGVAQQAEASGPAAAQSSAPSVADASQAIAKADKSDTAHYVIGAEDTLQITVWKEPTLSGTVPVRPDGRISLVLLGDLPAAGMTPMQLAADIAQRLKKYIQDPSVSVVVLAVNSQRIFIIGEVGHVGAVSMTAGMTPLQAIAAAGGLSPFAHAKSIYILRGTGAAQKKIPFNYKKALKGDDKQDVSLEPGDTIVVP